The following coding sequences lie in one Rutidosis leptorrhynchoides isolate AG116_Rl617_1_P2 chromosome 6, CSIRO_AGI_Rlap_v1, whole genome shotgun sequence genomic window:
- the LOC139854634 gene encoding uncharacterized protein: protein MSGDAATATDDVITGMFLVNIIPARMLLDSGENRSFMFVELRDKLRLPIDMLNEPLRIEVADGKTVPVTTSVSGVTIEIDGNVFPVTCLVIPIPSFDMVLGLDWLSCHKGSIKCHKKLIYFPLIDKTYVVARGEQGGFGCPLISMMKAKKSFAKGCDSFLAYVSDAKKEKKKVSNIPMVSYFPEVFLDELSGFSPVREVEYKIKLLSGSTSVAKAPYRLV, encoded by the coding sequence ATGTCGGGAGACGCAGCTACTGCTACCGACGATGTTatcaccggtatgttcttggtaAATATTATACCAGCACGTATGTTGTTAGACTCGGGAGAAAATCGTTCCTTTATGTTTGTAGAACTTCGTGACAAGTTGAGACTGCCTATAGATATGTTGAATGAACCTTTAAGAATAGAGGTAGCAGATGGTAAGACGGTTCCAGTCACAACATCTGTGTCGGGAGTGACTATTGAAATAGATGGGAATGTATTTCCTGTGACTTGCTTAGTTATTCCAATACCTAGCTTTGATATGGTACTAGGTTTGGATTGGTTAAGCTGCCATAAGGGAAGTATAAAATGTCATAAGAAATTAATTTATTTCCCTTTAATCGACAAGACATATGTGGTGGCCCGAGGAGAACAGGGTGGGTTTGGTTGTCCCTTAATCTCTATGATGAAAGCCAAGAAATCGTTTgcaaaagggtgtgattcatttctCGCATACGTGAGCGATGCTAAGAAAGAGAAAAAGAAAGTATCAAACATCCCTATGGTATCCTACTTCCCTGAAGTATTCCTAGATGAATTGTCGGGTTTTTCGCCAGTTAGGGAAGTGGAGTATAAAATCAAATTATTGTCGGGATCTACGTCAGTTGCTAAAGCTCCGTACCGgttagtgtaa